A stretch of the Candidatus Dependentiae bacterium genome encodes the following:
- a CDS encoding AAA family ATPase: MFYKMVLLFTFNVITTLSMDLEFNDPFLPSGLQPTQSSERHRGKIPPHELAILDRLTTQVDRRAFPHLSKLPVITFKDIIGPVPSVVKKVARILKNPHMYLSEGLKDIPAKLLLYGPPGTGKTLLARAIAGETGRPFLSVSSGSLITAYQGSGSQSIKELFDEARRLGPCVLFIDELDGIADKMANSSSGESKRAVYQLFDQLEPNDPILFIGATNLERNILDALMSRFGEFSVLVPLPDKNTRKKLLLYFLDKNKSALAPEFFDILAEETEGLSIRQIHAMAMNALTRAIKRKTNSTTSNSNGSTKDEISFDTYTSENTVAASVLQDDLYTALYASQGCLIPKDETRKLILKFYLQKASMVLNNSFLLFFTKLTTGLSGKQLFDLVKKARSLAKEKNALQPREEDFVVAFYLFDEHHIDHRFRLNKVYKKNQIDFISRIHILKHYFELALKSSSYTVIFNGVTVQDFSQTSAFVLFLEKFNTELQDFDFKGLQKLIITVVDVAKAKNVSTIREKDFYTALAYCTLGLSKKIEFVQVHVDFINYLFLMTGSSLSDSFISDLTCMTFDCNNDELQSLVDLARETSFIRNRGIITEDNVYVALYKFYNTHSCVAYNVQGYTPNLGIGDSRDNKIKESLIKYILFSYSNTVSDECIQAFAKACKNEFGLTGKYVDDPYESNHMIEQKKSLLEEKIYSIIDSAFKKSKNNCLSDEELIQAAKDNKVIIFPTASYCSIM, translated from the coding sequence ATGTTTTATAAAATGGTTCTACTTTTTACTTTTAACGTGATCACTACTCTTTCTATGGATTTAGAATTTAATGATCCATTTTTGCCATCGGGCCTTCAACCTACTCAGTCTAGTGAAAGACATAGGGGTAAAATACCTCCTCATGAGTTAGCTATTCTTGATAGATTAACTACACAAGTCGATAGACGAGCATTTCCTCATTTATCAAAGCTTCCCGTTATTACTTTTAAAGATATTATAGGACCAGTTCCTAGTGTTGTTAAAAAGGTTGCTCGAATACTAAAAAATCCTCATATGTATCTTTCTGAGGGCTTAAAAGATATTCCAGCTAAGTTGTTACTGTATGGGCCTCCTGGAACAGGCAAAACATTGCTTGCTCGTGCGATAGCCGGAGAAACAGGTAGGCCATTTCTTTCTGTCTCTTCTGGGTCACTTATAACTGCCTATCAAGGATCTGGAAGTCAATCAATAAAAGAACTATTTGACGAGGCAAGACGCTTGGGACCTTGCGTACTATTTATTGATGAATTAGATGGTATTGCTGACAAGATGGCTAATAGTTCTTCAGGTGAATCTAAGAGAGCAGTATACCAATTATTTGATCAGCTAGAGCCTAACGATCCTATTTTATTTATTGGCGCTACTAATTTAGAAAGAAATATACTGGACGCTCTTATGAGTCGCTTTGGGGAATTTTCTGTATTAGTACCTTTGCCTGATAAAAATACTAGAAAAAAATTACTGTTATATTTTTTAGACAAAAACAAATCCGCTCTTGCGCCAGAGTTTTTTGATATTTTAGCAGAAGAAACAGAAGGATTAAGCATAAGGCAGATACACGCTATGGCTATGAATGCTTTAACGAGAGCTATAAAGCGTAAAACGAACAGCACCACTAGCAACAGTAATGGCAGTACAAAAGATGAAATTTCATTTGATACTTATACTAGCGAAAATACAGTTGCTGCTTCAGTTCTACAAGATGATTTGTATACAGCTCTTTATGCGAGTCAAGGATGCTTAATACCTAAGGATGAAACAAGAAAGCTTATCCTAAAATTTTATTTACAAAAAGCATCAATGGTTTTAAATAACTCATTTTTGTTATTTTTCACTAAATTAACAACGGGATTGAGTGGTAAGCAATTATTTGATTTAGTGAAAAAAGCTCGGTCTTTAGCTAAAGAAAAAAATGCTTTACAACCAAGAGAAGAGGATTTTGTTGTAGCATTTTATTTATTTGATGAACATCATATAGATCATCGATTTAGATTAAATAAAGTTTATAAGAAAAATCAAATTGATTTTATCAGTAGAATACATATTTTAAAACATTATTTTGAATTAGCTCTAAAATCAAGTAGTTATACAGTTATATTTAACGGAGTTACAGTTCAAGATTTTTCTCAAACAAGTGCTTTTGTGCTTTTTCTTGAGAAATTCAACACAGAGCTACAGGATTTTGACTTTAAAGGGCTACAAAAACTTATTATCACTGTAGTTGATGTAGCAAAAGCAAAAAACGTATCAACTATCCGGGAAAAAGACTTTTATACAGCTCTTGCTTACTGTACTTTAGGCTTAAGTAAAAAGATTGAATTTGTTCAAGTGCATGTAGACTTTATTAATTACCTTTTCCTAATGACAGGCTCTTCCTTATCAGATAGTTTTATTAGTGATTTGACATGCATGACATTTGATTGTAATAATGATGAGTTGCAATCTTTAGTTGATTTGGCTCGAGAAACATCTTTTATAAGAAATAGAGGAATCATTACTGAAGATAATGTCTATGTAGCACTGTATAAATTCTATAATACACACTCTTGTGTTGCCTATAATGTACAAGGATATACTCCAAATCTAGGTATAGGTGATAGTAGAGATAATAAAATTAAAGAATCACTTATTAAATATATACTGTTTAGTTATTCCAACACAGTTTCTGATGAGTGTATACAAGCTTTTGCAAAAGCTTGTAAAAATGAATTTGGCCTTACTGGGAAATACGTCGATGATCCATATGAAAGTAACCATATGATTGAGCAAAAAAAATCTCTTCTAGAAGAAAAAATATATTCTATTATCGATAGTGCATTTAAGAAGTCAAAAAATAACTGTTTAAGCGATGAAGAGTTAATACAGGCTGCTAAAGACAACAAAGTTATTATCTTTCCTACAGCTTCTTATTGTTCAATAATGTAA